One uncultured Gellertiella sp. genomic window carries:
- a CDS encoding ABC transporter permease — MKIFGRKPTATAWLGMAIVTFFLILAIFAPWIAPYGEAETVGRTFGRSSAEFWLGNDNIGRDILSRIIYGARTTIGVALVTTLLSFTIGTIAGLSAVVGGPVIDQLLSRFVDIMLSIPLLVFALIILSMFGSSIPTLIITIAILDSTRVFRLARAVSMNIAVLEFVEVAKLRGEGLWWVMRKEILPNALPPMISEFGLRFCFNFLFVAGLSFLGLGIQPPLADWGGMVRDSGKAISFGLPAPLWPAMAIALMTIGVNLIVDWILSINARPSGASAEM; from the coding sequence ATGAAAATATTCGGACGCAAACCCACCGCAACCGCCTGGCTCGGCATGGCCATCGTGACGTTTTTCCTGATCCTGGCGATTTTCGCGCCCTGGATCGCTCCCTATGGCGAGGCCGAGACGGTCGGCCGGACATTCGGGCGCAGTTCTGCGGAATTCTGGCTCGGCAATGACAATATCGGTCGCGACATCCTCAGCCGCATCATCTACGGAGCCCGCACCACCATCGGCGTGGCGCTGGTCACCACGCTCCTCTCCTTCACCATCGGCACCATTGCCGGTCTCAGCGCGGTCGTCGGTGGTCCGGTGATTGACCAGCTGCTGTCGCGCTTCGTCGACATCATGCTGTCGATCCCGCTGCTGGTCTTCGCGCTGATCATCCTGTCGATGTTCGGCTCGTCGATCCCGACGCTGATCATCACCATCGCCATCCTCGATTCCACCCGCGTCTTCCGGCTGGCCCGCGCCGTGTCGATGAATATCGCGGTGCTCGAATTCGTCGAGGTCGCCAAGCTGCGCGGCGAAGGCCTGTGGTGGGTGATGCGCAAGGAAATCCTGCCGAATGCCCTGCCGCCGATGATATCGGAATTCGGCCTGCGCTTCTGCTTCAACTTCCTGTTTGTCGCCGGCCTCTCCTTCCTCGGCCTCGGCATCCAGCCGCCGCTTGCCGACTGGGGCGGCATGGTGCGCGACAGCGGCAAGGCGATTTCCTTCGGCCTGCCCGCTCCGCTCTGGCCTGCCATGGCCATCGCGCTCATGACCATCGGCGTCAACCTGATCGTCGACTGGATCCTGTCCATAAACGCGCGTCCGTCCGGCGCTTCGGCGGAGATGTAA
- a CDS encoding ABC transporter permease, whose product MFRLLLTRLVLGLLTLFAISILIFAATEMLPGDVASAVLGQGATPETLAAYRLELGLDRPSYVRYLEWFTGVLHGDLGLSLTNKRDILESIAPRFGNTMFLAGFAAIIAVPLAVGLGILAAINEGKWIDRVANIVSLAAISVPEFFIAYLLILFFAVKHRWFPSLATVFPDMPFMTKVYVTALPAITLTLLVTAHMLRMTRSSVLSIMSQPYIEMAFLKGLPRARVIMRHALPNAAAPIIAVIALNLAYLIVGVVVIEVVFVYPGMGQFMVDGVTKRDLPVVQACGLVFASAFIILNTTADILGILVNPRLRKLNSGH is encoded by the coding sequence ATGTTCCGTTTATTATTGACCAGGCTCGTCCTTGGTTTGCTTACCCTCTTCGCGATCAGCATCCTGATCTTCGCCGCAACGGAAATGCTGCCCGGCGACGTCGCCAGCGCCGTGCTCGGACAGGGCGCGACGCCCGAGACGCTGGCCGCCTACCGGCTCGAACTCGGCCTCGACCGCCCATCCTATGTCCGCTACCTCGAATGGTTCACCGGCGTTCTGCATGGCGATCTTGGCCTTTCCCTGACCAACAAGCGTGACATTCTGGAATCGATTGCGCCGCGCTTCGGAAACACGATGTTCCTTGCAGGCTTTGCCGCGATCATCGCCGTGCCGCTGGCTGTCGGTCTCGGCATTCTCGCCGCCATCAACGAAGGCAAGTGGATCGACCGGGTCGCCAATATCGTCTCGCTGGCCGCCATTTCGGTGCCGGAATTCTTCATCGCCTACCTGCTGATCCTGTTCTTCGCCGTCAAGCACCGCTGGTTCCCGTCGCTGGCAACCGTGTTTCCGGACATGCCGTTCATGACCAAGGTCTATGTGACGGCCCTGCCCGCGATCACGCTGACCCTGCTGGTAACCGCCCACATGCTGCGCATGACCCGGTCTTCGGTCCTGTCGATCATGTCGCAGCCCTATATCGAGATGGCTTTCCTGAAGGGCCTGCCCCGCGCCCGGGTCATCATGCGCCATGCGCTGCCGAATGCCGCGGCGCCGATCATCGCCGTCATCGCGCTGAACCTTGCCTATCTCATCGTCGGCGTGGTGGTGATCGAAGTGGTCTTCGTCTATCCCGGCATGGGCCAGTTCATGGTGGATGGCGTGACCAAGCGCGACCTGCCGGTGGTGCAGGCCTGCGGCCTCGTCTTCGCCAGCGCCTTCATCATTCTCAACACGACAGCGGACATTCTGGGCATCCTGGTCAATCCGCGCCTGCGCAAGCTGAATTCAGGGCACTGA
- a CDS encoding ABC transporter substrate-binding protein — MTEFEQKLKAAETMAGRGQMSRREFVQLAMALGIALPVAGSMFANAAKAADVKKGGALVLGMEGGSASDSYDPRTYADSVMIAASLACMNGLVEFDDAGNTTGELLESWESKPGAAEWTFKVRQGVKFSNGKALDADDILYSIALHRGKDTKSPAKGILEAIKEIKATSPSEISITLSSGNADFPVLLGDYHLVVVPKDFTDWSKPIGTGAYTVESFEPGVRIVFKNRGDYWKPNRGNFDTVEIRYIQDAAARTAALQSGEVHAVNRLDARTVDLLMQDENVKVVRTKGTGNRYCFVSRVTADPFTNKDLRTALKYGIDREQIIKSVYSGYAVPGNDHTLDALNPFYNTKMPQRAYDPDKAAFHFKKAGLGAGTKVELQTSEGAWSSAVDCASIYQESLKKAGVDLTVTKVSADGYWDNVWLKVPFCAVYWGRRLSADQTFTQVYGSASDWNDSDWRRPEFDKIVEQARVELDNDKRKELYNTCQEMIADDGGMICFAITDYLDGYSPKVQGAAPHARYDMCDNRIAEKGWFA, encoded by the coding sequence ATGACCGAATTTGAACAGAAGCTGAAGGCAGCCGAAACGATGGCCGGACGCGGACAGATGTCCCGCCGCGAATTCGTGCAGCTTGCCATGGCGCTCGGAATTGCCCTGCCGGTTGCAGGCTCGATGTTTGCCAACGCGGCCAAGGCCGCCGACGTGAAGAAGGGCGGCGCCCTCGTGCTCGGCATGGAAGGCGGCTCGGCCTCCGACAGCTACGATCCGCGCACCTATGCGGACTCGGTGATGATTGCGGCTTCGCTTGCCTGCATGAACGGCCTCGTCGAATTCGACGATGCCGGCAACACCACCGGCGAACTGCTGGAAAGCTGGGAATCCAAGCCGGGTGCCGCCGAATGGACCTTCAAGGTTCGCCAGGGCGTGAAGTTCTCGAACGGCAAGGCGCTTGACGCCGACGACATCCTCTATTCCATCGCACTGCACCGCGGCAAGGACACCAAGTCGCCTGCCAAGGGCATTCTGGAAGCGATCAAGGAAATCAAGGCGACCTCGCCGTCCGAAATCTCGATCACCCTGTCTTCCGGCAACGCCGACTTCCCGGTTCTGCTCGGCGACTACCACCTCGTCGTCGTGCCGAAGGATTTCACCGACTGGTCGAAGCCGATCGGCACCGGTGCCTATACGGTCGAAAGCTTCGAGCCCGGCGTGCGCATCGTCTTCAAGAACCGTGGCGACTACTGGAAGCCGAACCGCGGCAATTTCGACACCGTCGAAATCCGCTACATCCAGGATGCCGCCGCCCGTACCGCAGCCCTGCAGTCGGGTGAAGTGCATGCCGTCAACCGTCTCGATGCCCGTACCGTCGACCTGCTGATGCAGGACGAAAACGTCAAGGTCGTGCGCACCAAGGGCACCGGCAACCGCTACTGCTTCGTGTCGCGCGTTACCGCAGATCCCTTTACCAACAAGGACCTGCGCACCGCCCTGAAATACGGCATCGACCGCGAGCAGATCATCAAGTCGGTCTATAGCGGCTATGCCGTTCCGGGCAACGACCACACGCTCGACGCCCTGAACCCCTTCTACAACACCAAGATGCCGCAGCGCGCCTATGACCCGGACAAGGCCGCCTTCCACTTCAAGAAGGCCGGTCTCGGTGCGGGCACCAAGGTCGAGCTGCAGACCTCGGAAGGGGCGTGGAGCTCGGCGGTCGACTGCGCTTCCATCTACCAGGAATCGCTGAAGAAGGCCGGCGTCGATCTGACGGTCACCAAGGTTTCTGCTGACGGCTACTGGGACAATGTCTGGCTCAAGGTCCCCTTCTGCGCCGTGTACTGGGGCCGCCGCCTGTCGGCAGACCAGACCTTCACGCAGGTCTACGGTTCCGCTTCGGACTGGAACGATTCCGACTGGCGCCGTCCGGAATTCGACAAGATCGTCGAACAGGCCCGTGTCGAACTCGACAACGACAAGCGCAAGGAACTCTACAACACCTGCCAGGAAATGATTGCCGATGATGGCGGCATGATCTGCTTTGCCATCACCGACTATCTCGACGGTTACTCGCCGAAGGTCCAGGGCGCTGCGCCGCACGCCCGCTACGACATGTGCGACAACCGTATCGCTGAAAAGGGCTGGTTCGCCTGA